In Leptospira saintgironsiae, one genomic interval encodes:
- a CDS encoding DUF885 domain-containing protein — MLKKILIISLSAIAILALSFGILIWHTINFRPITLGLYYEKIFWENVLDDPETLTSLRILDSWGITSHNYKWTDSSPEKEMERADKAKRDLEILKTYDSSRLSGEDKIYYKALEWDLELAADYEKYIYNSYPVNQLFGVQNHIPSFLATSHMIEDYEDVGSYIARLKGISEKLDQVIRGLEIRQSNGVIPPDFILKRVLDELKNFRVKNPEDNILYVSLRKKIEKNDEILSEQKTSSLAEVKKILETSVYPAYSKLQNFLEQQLKSADSKAGVWKLPNGEKFYAHTLKYHTTTNLSPEEVHSIGLSEVARIQTEMKSILENSGIKVSNLQTTISQLREKPEFQFPNTPEGKEKVIEVYKEILKESIEKSKPIFPSWPKAKVLVERIPEFKEAGAPGAYYEEPSLDGKRPGVFYANLRDLKEIPKFGMNTLTYHETIPGHHLQIAWSQELTSAPRKLRTTHFTAFVEGWALYAERLAKDYNFYSDPYVDLGRLQAELFRAVRLVVDTGIHYKRWSREDTIRYMSDNTGMAPKEVSAEIERYIVYPGQACSYKIGMISFLKMREDWKSVKGEAFDIKEYHGFVLGKGSLPLEILEKASKEELGLIPKD, encoded by the coding sequence ATGCTGAAGAAGATCCTGATCATCTCTCTATCTGCTATTGCCATACTTGCCCTTTCTTTCGGAATTTTAATTTGGCATACGATCAATTTCCGGCCGATCACATTAGGTTTATATTATGAAAAGATCTTTTGGGAAAATGTTTTGGATGACCCGGAAACTTTAACTTCTCTTCGAATTTTGGATTCTTGGGGAATCACTTCTCATAATTATAAATGGACCGACTCTTCTCCAGAAAAAGAAATGGAAAGAGCGGATAAAGCAAAAAGAGATCTAGAAATTCTTAAAACATACGATTCTTCCAGACTAAGTGGAGAAGATAAGATCTATTATAAAGCTTTAGAATGGGATCTGGAACTTGCGGCGGATTACGAAAAATACATTTATAATTCTTATCCAGTAAACCAACTATTTGGTGTCCAAAATCATATCCCTTCCTTCTTAGCAACTTCACATATGATAGAAGATTACGAAGATGTAGGATCTTATATTGCAAGGCTAAAAGGAATTTCTGAAAAGCTGGATCAAGTGATCCGTGGTTTGGAAATCAGACAATCTAATGGTGTGATCCCACCTGATTTCATTTTAAAAAGGGTTTTGGATGAATTAAAAAATTTCAGGGTCAAAAATCCGGAAGATAATATTCTATATGTAAGTCTTCGCAAAAAAATAGAGAAAAATGATGAGATCCTTTCTGAGCAGAAAACTTCTTCCTTAGCAGAAGTAAAAAAGATCTTAGAAACTTCTGTTTATCCAGCCTATTCTAAACTTCAAAATTTTCTAGAACAACAACTTAAGTCAGCAGATAGTAAAGCAGGAGTTTGGAAACTTCCGAATGGGGAAAAGTTTTACGCACATACTTTAAAATATCATACTACGACCAATCTTTCTCCAGAAGAAGTCCATTCTATCGGTCTTTCAGAAGTGGCAAGAATACAAACTGAAATGAAATCCATTTTGGAAAATTCGGGGATCAAAGTTTCGAATCTACAAACTACGATAAGTCAGTTGAGAGAAAAACCTGAGTTTCAATTTCCAAATACACCAGAAGGAAAAGAGAAAGTTATCGAGGTTTATAAAGAGATCTTAAAAGAATCGATCGAAAAATCTAAACCTATCTTTCCATCTTGGCCAAAAGCAAAAGTACTTGTGGAAAGAATTCCTGAATTCAAAGAAGCAGGAGCACCTGGAGCTTATTATGAAGAGCCTAGTCTAGATGGGAAACGTCCAGGTGTATTCTATGCAAACCTTCGCGATTTAAAAGAAATTCCAAAATTTGGGATGAATACATTAACATATCATGAAACGATCCCAGGTCATCATTTACAAATTGCTTGGTCCCAAGAATTAACTTCTGCACCTAGAAAATTAAGAACCACACATTTCACTGCATTTGTAGAAGGTTGGGCATTATACGCGGAAAGACTCGCCAAAGATTATAACTTTTACTCTGACCCCTATGTGGATCTAGGAAGACTCCAAGCAGAATTGTTCAGAGCAGTTCGTTTGGTTGTAGATACCGGAATTCATTATAAACGTTGGAGTAGAGAAGACACAATTCGTTATATGTCTGACAATACTGGTATGGCTCCCAAAGAAGTCTCTGCAGAGATTGAAAGATATATTGTTTATCCTGGACAGGCATGCTCTTACAAGATCGGAATGATCTCTTTTTTAAAAATGAGAGAAGATTGGAAGTCTGTCAAAGGAGAAGCTTTCGATATCAAAGAATATCATGGCTTTGTTTTAGGAAAAGGTTCTCTTCCTTTAGAAATTTTAGAAAAAGCTTCTAAGGAAGAATTAGGACTAATTCCTAAAGACTAG
- the thiD gene encoding bifunctional hydroxymethylpyrimidine kinase/phosphomethylpyrimidine kinase has protein sequence MQKPVVLTIAGSDSGGGAGIQADLKTFNFTGSFGTSVITCLTAQNPDGVTGILEVDPDFLEKQLVAVLSYFPVKAIKTGMLFSESLIRKISKILKEYKTKGQNFELVLDPVMVATSGAKLLQDEAIQSLISELIPMASIVTPNLDEAKILGSGEIYKIESMETEAISLSKKLGVPVLLKGGHIKNSTEALDVLGMPNGEIFKYTKPFVKDFNPHGTGCTYSSAIASYLAQGSSLSDSVTKAREFLHAAILQSFPAGKTKTLNHNPVI, from the coding sequence ATGCAAAAGCCGGTAGTATTAACAATCGCAGGTTCTGATTCCGGAGGTGGGGCAGGCATCCAAGCAGATCTAAAAACTTTCAACTTCACCGGATCTTTTGGAACTTCCGTAATCACTTGTTTAACAGCTCAAAATCCAGATGGTGTCACAGGTATTCTAGAGGTAGATCCTGATTTTCTTGAAAAACAACTCGTAGCTGTTCTCTCTTATTTTCCGGTAAAGGCAATCAAAACCGGAATGTTATTCTCAGAAAGCCTGATCCGAAAAATTTCTAAAATCTTAAAAGAGTATAAAACGAAAGGTCAAAACTTCGAATTAGTTTTGGATCCAGTAATGGTTGCAACAAGTGGTGCCAAACTTTTACAAGATGAAGCAATCCAATCTTTAATCTCTGAATTAATTCCGATGGCAAGTATAGTTACTCCGAATCTAGACGAGGCAAAAATTTTAGGTTCTGGAGAAATTTACAAAATCGAATCCATGGAGACAGAAGCGATTTCTCTTTCTAAAAAACTAGGAGTGCCTGTTTTATTAAAAGGTGGTCATATCAAAAATTCAACTGAGGCGCTGGATGTATTAGGAATGCCGAATGGAGAAATATTTAAATATACAAAACCTTTTGTAAAAGATTTTAATCCACACGGAACAGGCTGTACTTATTCTTCTGCGATAGCCTCTTATTTAGCGCAAGGATCTTCTCTCTCTGACTCAGTAACTAAGGCTAGAGAATTCCTACATGCAGCCATCTTACAATCTTTTCCAGCTGGAAAGACCAAGACATTAAATCATAATCCTGTAATCTAG
- a CDS encoding MGMT family protein, producing the protein MTAKPKKKKKEPKSENFYDLVYKIVKKVPKGKVTSYGRIAVLIGKPRAARAVGYALNALKKDQEQKIPWQRVINSMGKISHRGDTPRAIIQKKLLESEGIKFSREEVVDWKRFGWPD; encoded by the coding sequence ATGACAGCAAAACCTAAAAAGAAAAAGAAAGAACCAAAGTCAGAGAACTTTTATGATCTAGTTTATAAAATTGTAAAAAAGGTCCCAAAAGGAAAAGTCACAAGTTACGGCAGGATTGCAGTCTTGATCGGAAAACCAAGAGCCGCCAGAGCAGTGGGTTATGCTTTAAACGCGCTAAAAAAAGACCAAGAACAGAAGATCCCTTGGCAAAGAGTTATCAATAGTATGGGAAAAATTTCTCATAGAGGTGATACTCCTAGAGCTATTATACAAAAAAAACTTTTAGAATCAGAAGGTATCAAGTTTTCTAGAGAAGAGGTCGTGGATTGGAAACGATTCGGCTGGCCTGATTAA
- a CDS encoding GAF domain-containing sensor histidine kinase encodes MKIIRKFGPIFGLVLAAFLLQSALIFGLDFRSLDSDRTVVLLISLPFTTFAAVFVWIWFNEFGPAWNLSSALSKLTDQEYVKYLSSLDKFKSDLIATNITESVCDKILKFLPSIINASRAKIYLWREDLGKFSPYPRESGEDHFYIFDPFLLWITEHDKIFYSEEFVENVKLQQIKEHALSFASKTKADLLVPFILNKSLLGMLVLGPKNDGRRYNASELEKLNEMRSVSVMSLSNSIFYERLIELTETLEEKVRHRTQELESAQSQLIMSEKMASLGTMVAGIAHEINTPAGVINGSADNLESNMNYIVKNVFEIVRFARNKKLRKSFEVALLHILRDRKKSQAMESKDKFRIKRELKDEMVEMGIEVSLAGEVSSFIIENDVMEVRKYIMEILAQGAKSGYEMLKHASNTNRNIKNIKYSIKNIVRIVKALKYYSHLDQSKSFTSADLIEGIENTLVIMNNQLKYGVEVKKNFSSIPKVVCNPDELNQVWTNLIQNANQAIRGQGTIELSAYSAGDTVTIEVQDDGPGIDSSIKDRIWDPFFTTKDQGEGSGLGLGIVKGIVEKHKGKITVESIPGKTVFKVELPLRPPQPNAETSLEKPAV; translated from the coding sequence ATGAAAATCATACGCAAATTCGGACCAATATTCGGTCTTGTTTTAGCCGCATTCCTTCTGCAATCGGCACTCATATTCGGTTTAGATTTCAGATCCTTGGATTCTGATCGTACAGTCGTGCTTCTCATCAGTTTGCCTTTTACCACATTTGCCGCTGTTTTTGTCTGGATTTGGTTCAATGAATTCGGACCCGCATGGAATTTATCATCAGCTCTTTCTAAACTGACGGACCAAGAATATGTAAAATACCTTTCTTCGTTAGATAAATTCAAAAGTGATCTGATTGCAACCAACATCACGGAAAGTGTCTGCGATAAAATCCTGAAATTTCTTCCTAGTATCATAAACGCAAGCAGGGCTAAAATTTACTTATGGAGAGAAGATCTTGGAAAATTCTCCCCGTATCCTCGAGAATCAGGAGAAGATCATTTTTATATCTTTGATCCTTTCCTTTTATGGATCACTGAACATGATAAAATTTTTTATTCAGAAGAATTTGTAGAAAACGTAAAACTACAGCAGATTAAAGAACATGCACTTTCATTCGCTTCAAAAACAAAGGCGGATCTTCTTGTTCCTTTTATCTTAAACAAAAGTCTTTTAGGGATGCTCGTTTTAGGACCCAAAAATGATGGAAGAAGGTACAATGCTTCCGAACTGGAAAAACTAAACGAAATGCGTTCCGTTTCAGTGATGTCACTTTCCAATTCTATTTTTTACGAAAGACTAATAGAGCTTACAGAAACTCTCGAAGAAAAAGTCCGGCATAGAACCCAAGAGTTGGAGAGCGCACAGTCACAACTTATCATGTCCGAAAAAATGGCGTCTTTAGGAACGATGGTTGCGGGGATTGCACACGAGATCAATACTCCTGCAGGAGTTATCAACGGTTCTGCTGACAATTTAGAATCGAATATGAATTATATCGTAAAGAACGTATTCGAAATAGTTAGATTCGCAAGGAACAAAAAGTTACGAAAATCGTTCGAAGTTGCACTTCTTCATATCTTAAGAGATCGGAAAAAAAGCCAGGCAATGGAATCCAAGGACAAGTTCCGGATCAAAAGAGAATTGAAAGACGAAATGGTCGAAATGGGGATCGAAGTTTCCCTAGCCGGAGAAGTGTCTTCTTTTATTATCGAAAATGATGTTATGGAAGTCCGAAAATATATCATGGAGATTTTAGCACAAGGTGCAAAATCCGGATATGAGATGCTAAAACATGCATCCAACACCAATCGAAATATTAAGAATATCAAATATTCTATTAAAAATATTGTTCGGATCGTAAAAGCCTTAAAATATTATTCTCACCTAGACCAAAGCAAATCTTTCACTAGCGCAGATTTAATAGAAGGTATCGAAAATACTTTGGTGATCATGAATAACCAACTGAAGTATGGAGTAGAAGTGAAGAAGAACTTCTCCAGTATTCCTAAGGTTGTATGTAATCCGGATGAATTAAATCAGGTTTGGACCAATCTAATCCAAAATGCAAACCAGGCAATCAGAGGCCAGGGAACAATTGAATTATCAGCGTATTCCGCTGGCGACACAGTTACTATAGAAGTTCAAGACGATGGTCCAGGGATTGACTCTTCCATTAAGGATAGGATCTGGGATCCATTCTTCACCACTAAAGATCAGGGAGAAGGTTCCGGACTCGGCCTTGGTATCGTAAAAGGTATCGTGGAGAAACATAAAGGAAAGATCACTGTTGAATCTATACCTGGAAAAACAGTCTTCAAAGTCGAATTGCCTCTTAGACCTCCTCAACCAAATGCAGAAACAAGTTTAGAAAAACCTGCCGTATGA
- the rsgA gene encoding ribosome small subunit-dependent GTPase A, whose protein sequence is MSTSTIPVKEFFTIARVFGAFYDLYSPERGRVRAVLRGRLRNIAAKERHPFVVGDRVCAMESGGEWAIEERLSRKNELLRKSKEGDAQVLCANVDQIAVLASLKDPETKDGFLDRCLAAAYLSEVPPLIIFTKSDLVDQETAIKRSSVYKNLGYDIIIVSCQTGQGLEELCTKFSSKTTYLVGNSGVGKSSLVNVLSDRELQKTSQVSLSTKKGKHTTTNSNFLVLEDNIVLIDSPGIKEWGILHLSKGEILESYPELRKYKEECDISDCCDAGPGCKMLISMGEATDISTERRKSLESMLASLENPFRITRRDHLKNESKS, encoded by the coding sequence ATGTCTACTTCCACGATTCCAGTAAAGGAGTTTTTTACGATAGCAAGGGTCTTTGGGGCCTTCTATGATTTGTATTCACCTGAAAGAGGAAGAGTAAGAGCTGTACTTAGAGGAAGGCTCAGAAATATCGCCGCAAAAGAAAGACATCCCTTTGTTGTAGGCGACAGGGTTTGCGCTATGGAATCGGGTGGAGAATGGGCAATCGAAGAAAGATTGTCCCGTAAAAATGAACTTTTACGTAAAAGCAAAGAGGGAGATGCACAGGTACTTTGTGCTAATGTAGATCAAATTGCAGTACTCGCCTCTTTAAAAGATCCCGAAACCAAAGATGGATTTTTAGATCGATGTTTGGCGGCCGCATATCTATCTGAGGTCCCTCCCCTAATCATATTCACAAAATCAGATTTAGTAGATCAAGAAACTGCGATTAAACGCTCTTCCGTTTATAAAAATTTAGGCTATGATATAATTATTGTTTCTTGCCAGACCGGCCAAGGTCTAGAAGAACTATGCACCAAGTTTTCTTCCAAAACCACCTACTTGGTAGGAAATTCAGGAGTAGGAAAATCTAGCTTAGTAAACGTCTTATCCGATAGGGAATTGCAGAAAACTTCTCAGGTAAGTCTTTCCACTAAGAAAGGTAAACATACGACTACAAACTCAAACTTTCTGGTCTTGGAAGATAATATCGTATTAATCGATTCTCCAGGTATCAAAGAATGGGGGATTTTACATTTATCTAAAGGTGAGATCTTAGAAAGTTACCCGGAATTGAGAAAGTATAAAGAAGAATGTGATATTTCCGACTGTTGTGACGCGGGTCCTGGATGCAAAATGTTGATTTCTATGGGTGAAGCGACCGATATAAGTACGGAAAGAAGAAAGAGCTTGGAATCTATGCTTGCAAGCCTGGAAAACCCGTTTAGAATCACACGTAGAGATCACTTAAAGAATGAAAGTAAATCCTAA
- a CDS encoding FecR family protein, with protein MLKNKNTLILMTLLASSYLIACSPKTSSGQVKSEAVSSTAKIVWLNGDVKVQSAEGEKKAEFGQTVTAADTIFTGKNGSVEIMVAESGIIKVSKETEVSIAALVGEEGTNVKVSLNYGRIVTLVRKENKNSDFSVVTPTALAGVRGTTFLTSVENPTGTKVNCAESHCDVKFAVLEGSVAVSKVGEESEVILERNREITLKKNQKLTEKLILSLRPESVKELKGLIVLKKNDVLEYNNLVDELKASSEELRILSQASTVEEVRTQLQKREATRANADEVARTAQQVNETKYVQQDVQKEKLKLNPKETF; from the coding sequence ATGTTAAAAAATAAAAACACCCTAATTCTAATGACTCTACTGGCATCAAGCTATCTGATTGCCTGTAGTCCTAAAACAAGCAGTGGCCAAGTAAAATCAGAAGCAGTATCTTCAACTGCTAAGATTGTTTGGTTGAACGGAGACGTAAAAGTTCAGTCCGCAGAAGGCGAGAAAAAAGCCGAATTCGGTCAGACTGTAACTGCTGCAGACACTATCTTTACTGGTAAAAACGGATCTGTAGAGATCATGGTTGCCGAAAGTGGTATCATTAAAGTTTCCAAAGAGACTGAAGTATCTATTGCCGCACTAGTCGGAGAAGAAGGAACTAATGTTAAGGTTAGTTTGAACTACGGAAGGATCGTAACTCTAGTTCGTAAAGAGAACAAAAACTCCGATTTCAGCGTAGTAACTCCTACTGCTCTTGCGGGAGTTCGCGGAACTACCTTCTTAACTTCTGTTGAAAATCCAACAGGTACAAAAGTGAATTGTGCAGAGTCTCATTGCGATGTTAAATTCGCAGTATTAGAAGGTTCTGTTGCAGTTTCTAAAGTTGGAGAAGAGTCCGAAGTCATCTTGGAAAGAAATAGAGAGATCACTCTGAAGAAAAACCAAAAGTTGACTGAAAAACTGATCCTTTCTTTAAGACCTGAATCAGTAAAAGAACTGAAAGGACTAATCGTTCTTAAGAAAAACGACGTTTTAGAATATAATAACCTGGTAGATGAGTTGAAAGCATCTAGCGAAGAACTTCGCATTTTAAGCCAGGCTTCCACAGTGGAAGAAGTTCGTACTCAATTGCAGAAACGTGAAGCTACTAGAGCCAATGCGGACGAAGTAGCAAGAACTGCTCAGCAAGTGAACGAAACAAAATACGTTCAACAAGACGTTCAAAAAGAAAAGTTGAAACTTAATCCGAAAGAAACTTTCTAA
- a CDS encoding LIC10124 family lipoprotein has product MGNNSFRNLIIFSLITSFGLTCSSVQKLNEPSKLIQEPYYKPIGDSESVFIFRESDTDFRVRKAGHEVPILAFSPIEYPKSVDKKLASYFEQEISLIWKDVKFSNAKISPDVWKNKSGLTQELKSKDVDVLVLGSITESDTGWAFKFELKDSVDATSYGDFELSFKRPVSTEEVGAWSQAIFWKSSDRVISLESKQTTVPVWDRKPDLTRIKEIVNSSIKGTLTVRASSGDTEILWKGKSLGNTPLTEIPIQEGIQDIQVVLKGKKPITKTIQVRAGKKSFLFQEWEEDRTLGSAKVITVPNGLSVSLDGYKQGETPFFRSNLTPGAYQLELLKESADGAYVYYEGILDVKPDRLVELALPYFGYGLLSELEFWKPSGEFGFSPFGPNGLEFAKKKNLANGWNGVYSLPFIPEELEIEGYFLLPVDHGDGSVAVTFHLNGLSLGVVAGKEKVSIFQFPSDGKTLSTYKYLDVDKDIGRPFSFKTDLKNKKLFLYLGRDVVWQGDLPAGGLWTVSVLTRGEEFREKTPIKDLKILYKGYK; this is encoded by the coding sequence ATGGGGAACAATTCATTTCGTAATCTTATTATATTCTCTCTTATTACGAGTTTTGGGCTTACTTGCTCCTCAGTACAGAAGTTAAACGAACCTTCTAAGCTGATACAAGAACCGTATTACAAGCCGATAGGCGACTCAGAGAGTGTATTCATTTTTAGAGAATCTGACACTGATTTTCGTGTTCGTAAAGCGGGGCACGAAGTCCCGATCTTAGCATTCTCTCCTATCGAATATCCTAAATCAGTGGATAAAAAATTAGCCTCTTACTTCGAACAGGAGATTAGTTTGATATGGAAGGATGTAAAATTTTCAAACGCCAAAATTTCTCCTGATGTTTGGAAAAACAAATCTGGACTAACCCAAGAATTAAAATCCAAAGATGTGGATGTTTTAGTTTTAGGTTCAATAACTGAATCAGATACAGGTTGGGCTTTCAAATTTGAATTAAAAGATTCTGTGGATGCAACATCTTATGGAGACTTTGAACTTTCTTTCAAACGTCCCGTTTCCACCGAAGAAGTAGGAGCTTGGAGCCAAGCTATCTTCTGGAAATCTTCAGATAGAGTTATTTCGTTAGAATCTAAACAAACTACTGTTCCAGTTTGGGATAGAAAACCTGACCTAACTAGAATTAAGGAAATCGTAAACTCTTCTATCAAAGGAACCTTAACAGTAAGAGCTTCTTCCGGCGATACAGAGATCCTCTGGAAAGGAAAGTCATTAGGAAATACTCCTCTGACTGAGATTCCAATCCAAGAAGGGATCCAAGATATTCAAGTTGTATTAAAAGGAAAAAAACCGATCACTAAGACCATCCAAGTAAGAGCGGGCAAAAAAAGTTTCCTTTTCCAAGAATGGGAAGAAGATCGTACATTAGGATCTGCTAAAGTAATTACAGTGCCTAACGGACTTTCCGTTTCATTGGATGGTTACAAACAGGGAGAAACTCCTTTCTTTCGCAGCAACTTAACTCCTGGCGCTTATCAGTTGGAGCTCCTTAAAGAAAGCGCAGATGGTGCTTATGTATATTACGAAGGTATCTTGGATGTAAAACCGGATCGTTTGGTAGAATTAGCACTTCCTTATTTCGGATATGGATTATTGTCCGAATTAGAATTCTGGAAACCATCCGGAGAATTTGGATTTTCTCCTTTCGGTCCGAATGGGCTTGAATTCGCGAAAAAGAAAAACTTAGCTAATGGATGGAACGGAGTGTATTCTCTTCCATTTATTCCAGAAGAGTTAGAGATTGAAGGTTACTTCTTACTTCCTGTAGATCATGGAGATGGTTCGGTAGCTGTGACATTCCACTTGAATGGTCTTTCTCTTGGGGTTGTAGCAGGAAAGGAGAAGGTTTCTATCTTCCAATTTCCTTCTGATGGAAAAACACTTAGCACATATAAATATCTGGATGTGGACAAAGATATTGGCCGCCCATTCTCATTCAAAACGGATTTAAAAAACAAAAAGCTGTTCCTATACTTAGGAAGAGACGTTGTTTGGCAGGGAGATTTGCCTGCGGGAGGGCTCTGGACTGTTTCCGTTTTAACCAGAGGAGAAGAGTTTAGGGAAAAAACTCCCATTAAAGATCTGAAGATTCTCTATAAGGGATATAAGTGA